AGGAGGTCATGCGGGGAGCATTTATGAAGTAAGCACACCGGACGGCATCAATCTTGGTTACTACAATGTTGCCTCCACGAAGAATGGTGAAGTGGTGATCAATAATCAACAGGCATTCTTACAACTCAGCTATACGATCAGTGGAAAGAAAAGTTATCGTGTGAATGATGGCAGTAATCACCTGGTGAGTTTTGTAAAGCAGGAATACAATTATCTGTTCCTGCCGGAGCAGCGGATCCATCTTTGCTGGGAGCCGGGAGAGCGGCTGGAGACTTTTGAGATCGGCATCAGTCCTGACCTGATGATGCGATTCCTTCCTGAAGAACATCCTTTCTTTCCGGTATTGAAAAAAAGCATCACTGAGAACGTGCCTGCCCTGATGAGCCCGATCAATTTATCGCTGCCCACCAGGAGCAGCGCCATTCTTTATGATATGCTGCAATGCCCGTTGGAAGGGCGCTACAAGCAACTATACCTGAAAGGTAAGATCACAGAACTGATGGCGCTGCAGCTGGAAGAATACGAGCAATTCATGGACCGCAACATGAAGGCTGCAGGTAAGGCGCTGAAGCAGGAAGAGATCATGCGCATGTATATGGTGAGAGATATCGTGGTGTCTAACCTGCAACGTCCCTGTTCCCTTATAGATCTGGCGCACCAGGTAGGCACCAATGAAGCATACCTGAAAAAACAATTCAAACAGGTATTTGGAACTACCGTATTCGGCTACCTGCAGGTGATCAAAATGGGAGAGGCGAGGAAAATGCTACTGATGGGACAAAGTGTTTCCGAAGTGGCTTATCTGACAGGATACAAACATGTGGCGCATTTCACGAGGGCCTTCAAGAAACATTTTGGTGTTGCTCCCCATGTGATCAGAAGTAAAACATAATGAAAAGTCGCGGCCTCCCGGCGCGCGACTTCAATAATAAACGCTGGATAAATTATTGCCGGACCTACTTCGCAATCCACCAGGCCAGCACCAGCCAAAGCAATCCTTTGATCAGAAAGAACATGAATCCCCAGAAGCCGATCTTCTTGATCCATTTGATAATGGCCTGTTTTTTTGTGGTGGTTGTTTCCATGATCATTCGCTGATGATCTGATAGGTTTTGAAATCGCTAGACATCGGCGCAGGTTTTCCTTCAGCCTTTGCTTTGGCAATGTCTTCAAATCCGCGTTTGTGGCCCTGGATAAAAGTTTCCGAGCGCGTCCAGTCCTTAAATGCCTGCTCGTGTTCCCAATAGCTTACGATCAGATAGGGATCACCTTCCTTACCCGGACGAAGCACATGCATATTAAGAAAGCCAGGCATGGTGTCGATGGCATGCGCCCTGGTGGCAAAAAGTTGTTCAAAGCGGTGGCGGTATTCAGCATTACAGTTGATGTAATTGATGGCTACAAAGTGATTTTTCATCTTTTTTTGAGTTTGTGAATCAAAAATAAGTTTGTCACAGAACTGTCATGCGCCATCCCGGGAGAATCAGTTACCCCAAAAGGAAAACTTCATTTTATACGAATTTCTTTCCAAATAACAGCGGGAAAAAAAACGGGAAATGGCGTTTTTTTTCCCGCTGTTATGCAGTCCTGTACAGCTAACATTGTATTGCTAATGGTACTGATGATGTATAAGGCAGGATATACCCAGTAGTACTGATTTTTAAAAAAAAGGGGCGAAAAATTTGTAACCCCGGAGGTTACGGCATATCTTTGTTATGATTATTTCAATAACCCATAAAGGCCTGCGGCAATTTTGGGAAAACGATGATCCTTCGCTGCTACCAACGGCCTATATTGAAAAGATCAGGAGAATCTTGTACTTGTTGAACCATCAGTCTCCTTTGAGGGAACTTCAATTATTAAGAAGGTACAGGCTTCATCGCCTGACCGGAAATTTAGAGGATTACTGGTCATTGCACATCACGCCAAATTACAGGATCATCTTCAGGATAGTTGATGATGATGTGCACCTGGTTAACTTTTTGGATTACCATAATAAAAAATCAAAATTATGAAGAGAGGAATGAGACCTCCGCAGCCGGGCCCTGCTATACTTGATCTGCTGATCGAAGACAGGGGCCTTACCATCACGGCAGCTGCCAGACTGATGGACGTCAGTCGTAAGCAGTTGTCCGAGGTAGTGAATGGTATTGCCGCTCTTACCCCTGAGATGGCCATTCGTATTGAGCGTGTGTTCGGCTCTTCCGCCGATCTCTGGATGAAGATGCAGGCGGATTATGATCTCTGGCTTGCCGATAACTCCGGCAAGCTGGATCATCTTAAGCCCATTGATGGTAAACAACCTCAGAAACAGGCTTCCTGACCGCTCCTCACATCTCCTTTGTTAATATTGTTTTACAGCCGCAACAACGCAGCCTATTTATCGTTATTTTTGGTACAATGACCAAAGTTTTCAATTATATGTTTAGCAAAAGGAATCTGCCGGTTGTGTTGATTTTCCTGGCCGCAGGAGTATTTGTGGCCTTCCGTTCCCTCGGGCTCGGTGGAGGAAAGAACAATGAGACCAAATATGATAAAATTCTTCACACAGTAGGAGAAATGCTTACCCAGATCCACTATAGCCCCAAGAAAGTGGATGATGCCTTCTCCAAAGAAGTATTCAAAAAATACCTTGGAGAGAAGATAGATGATCAGAAGAATATCCTCTTACTCTCAGACGTGAATCAACTGAAAACAGCATACGAAACCAAACTGGATGATGAGATCCGGGGTGGCTCTGTTCAATTCGTTCCTGCCGTTAGTACTGTTTTCAAGACAAGAATAGCAGAAACAGAAGCGATCTATAAAGATATTCTCTCCAAACCATTCGATTTCACAAAGGACGAATCTGTCAATCTCAATTCAGAGAAAGCGGACTATCCCAAAAACGAAGCTGAGCGTCAGGAGTCCTGGAGGAAGCGCCTGAAATATATGGCCCTCGATCGTTATGCCGAACTGATCGCTGACCGCGAAAAGAATGCCGGTAAAGAAGGCTTCGTAAAAAAGACCGACGCTGAGCTTGAAGCAGAAGCTCGCGAAAGAGTGTTGAAGATCCTGAACAGGACATACGACCGTCTCAAATTCAAAGTGACCGATGATGACCGCTTCAATGAATATGTGAAGACAGTAGCAGAATACATGGATCCGCATACTACCTTCTTTCCACCTGTTGATAAACGTTACTTCGATGAACAGATGAGCGGCCAGTTCTTCGGTATCGGCGCTTCACTCCGTGAAGAGGATGGATTCATCAAGATCGTTACCCTTGTAGCCGGTAGCCCTGCCTGGAAATCCGGCGTATTCAATGTTGGTGATATCATTCTCAAAGTAGCGGAAGGAAAAGAAGGAGAGTGGGTTGACCTTACCGGTTATATTGTAGAAGATGCTGTGAAACTTATCAGGGGCAAGAAAGGCTCCGAGGTCAGACTGACTTTGAAAAAAGCAGACGGGTCACTGAAAGTGGTAAACCTGATCCGCGACAAAATACTACAGGATGAAACCTTTGCCAGAAGCGTGGTGATCAATACAACCCGCGGTAAAGTTGGCATGATCTACCTGCCGGAGTTCTATGCCAACTTCGACGATCCCCAGGGAGCACGTTGCTCTGAGGATGTGCGCAAAGAGATCATTAAGCTGAAGGAACAGAAAGTAGATGGCATCATTATGGACCTCCGCAATAATGGTGGGGGCTCACTCTATGATGTAGTGCAGATGGTGGGGCTTTTCATTGAAGGCGGCCCCATTGTTCAGGTGAAAGACCGCGATGGCAAACCCCAGGTGTATTACGACCGCGACAAATCAGTTCTGTATGATGGTCCGCTTGCCGTAATGGTGAATGAATTCAGTGCCTCTGCCTCTGAGATCTTTGCAGCCGCTATCCAGGATTACGATCGTGGCCTGATCATCGGCAGTACTTCCACTTATGGAAAAGGAACTGTTCAGCGTAATATCGGTCTTGATAAGACCATGGGAATGCTGGACCCGAACAGTGATCTCGGCACACTCAAAGTAACACTGCAGAAATTCTACCGCATCAATGGTGGCTCAACTCAGCTGCGTGGTGTAAGTTCAGATA
This portion of the Pseudobacter ginsenosidimutans genome encodes:
- a CDS encoding helix-turn-helix transcriptional regulator; its protein translation is MINTVNIQNLAAEKMFCPFTIQSEGGMIRESRRQVDKGGHAGSIYEVSTPDGINLGYYNVASTKNGEVVINNQQAFLQLSYTISGKKSYRVNDGSNHLVSFVKQEYNYLFLPEQRIHLCWEPGERLETFEIGISPDLMMRFLPEEHPFFPVLKKSITENVPALMSPINLSLPTRSSAILYDMLQCPLEGRYKQLYLKGKITELMALQLEEYEQFMDRNMKAAGKALKQEEIMRMYMVRDIVVSNLQRPCSLIDLAHQVGTNEAYLKKQFKQVFGTTVFGYLQVIKMGEARKMLLMGQSVSEVAYLTGYKHVAHFTRAFKKHFGVAPHVIRSKT
- a CDS encoding carboxy terminal-processing peptidase; its protein translation is MFSKRNLPVVLIFLAAGVFVAFRSLGLGGGKNNETKYDKILHTVGEMLTQIHYSPKKVDDAFSKEVFKKYLGEKIDDQKNILLLSDVNQLKTAYETKLDDEIRGGSVQFVPAVSTVFKTRIAETEAIYKDILSKPFDFTKDESVNLNSEKADYPKNEAERQESWRKRLKYMALDRYAELIADREKNAGKEGFVKKTDAELEAEARERVLKILNRTYDRLKFKVTDDDRFNEYVKTVAEYMDPHTTFFPPVDKRYFDEQMSGQFFGIGASLREEDGFIKIVTLVAGSPAWKSGVFNVGDIILKVAEGKEGEWVDLTGYIVEDAVKLIRGKKGSEVRLTLKKADGSLKVVNLIRDKILQDETFARSVVINTTRGKVGMIYLPEFYANFDDPQGARCSEDVRKEIIKLKEQKVDGIIMDLRNNGGGSLYDVVQMVGLFIEGGPIVQVKDRDGKPQVYYDRDKSVLYDGPLAVMVNEFSASASEIFAAAIQDYDRGLIIGSTSTYGKGTVQRNIGLDKTMGMLDPNSDLGTLKVTLQKFYRINGGSTQLRGVSSDITLPDIYEFSKLREKDNPDALPWDEIQQAGYNRWKYGLDLAPIQKSSEARLRNNDAFNLIRTNAEWLTKQNDKVASLNLKKYQDEQKQIKATVKQIETLSKSSHELDAQALVEDLKKYENDPAKLERFKQWVKNLRSNDIYLNEAVNVVNDMIIQKNLVYSGK
- a CDS encoding type II toxin-antitoxin system RelE/ParE family toxin, which translates into the protein MIISITHKGLRQFWENDDPSLLPTAYIEKIRRILYLLNHQSPLRELQLLRRYRLHRLTGNLEDYWSLHITPNYRIIFRIVDDDVHLVNFLDYHNKKSKL
- a CDS encoding alanyl-tRNA synthetase, which translates into the protein METTTTKKQAIIKWIKKIGFWGFMFFLIKGLLWLVLAWWIAK
- a CDS encoding antibiotic biosynthesis monooxygenase family protein, which gives rise to MKNHFVAINYINCNAEYRHRFEQLFATRAHAIDTMPGFLNMHVLRPGKEGDPYLIVSYWEHEQAFKDWTRSETFIQGHKRGFEDIAKAKAEGKPAPMSSDFKTYQIISE
- a CDS encoding HigA family addiction module antitoxin: MKRGMRPPQPGPAILDLLIEDRGLTITAAARLMDVSRKQLSEVVNGIAALTPEMAIRIERVFGSSADLWMKMQADYDLWLADNSGKLDHLKPIDGKQPQKQAS